In one window of Pseudomonas putida DNA:
- the fliS gene encoding flagellar export chaperone FliS produces MNPMLALRQYQKVNGAAQTSEASPHRLVQMLMQGGLDRMAQAKGAIARKDVAQKGILIGKAIDIIGGLREGLDLENHADSLTDLDNLYQYMSRRLIEANVHSDPAIIDEVARLLITVKEGWDAIGEQVPAE; encoded by the coding sequence ATGAACCCGATGTTGGCCCTTCGGCAGTACCAGAAAGTCAACGGTGCTGCGCAGACTTCCGAAGCCAGTCCGCACCGTCTGGTGCAGATGCTGATGCAGGGCGGTCTTGACCGGATGGCCCAGGCCAAGGGCGCGATCGCGCGCAAGGACGTCGCCCAGAAGGGCATTCTGATCGGCAAGGCCATCGACATCATTGGCGGCCTGCGCGAAGGGCTGGATCTGGAGAATCACGCCGACAGCCTGACCGACCTCGACAACCTGTACCAGTACATGAGTCGTCGCCTGATCGAAGCCAACGTCCACAGTGACCCGGCGATCATCGACGAAGTGGCGCGCCTGCTGATCACGGTCAAGGAAGGCTGGGACGCCATCGGCGAACAGGTGCCGGCAGAGTAA